The genomic segment TTCACCGTGGTCACGCTGATGAACAGCCGCTCGGCGATCTCGGCGTTGTTCAGCCCGCGCGCGACGAGCACCAGCACTTCGCGCTCGCGCCCGGTCAGCCGGGCGACCCTCGGATCGGGCTCGCGCGGCGGTGCCCCGCCCAGTTCGCGCGCCATCATCCGGTCGATCACCGAAGGCGCGAGCACGCGGTCCCCACGCAGCACGGCGCGCATCGCCACCAGCATCTCCTCGCCGCTGGCGTCCTTGAGCAGGAAACCGCCCGCCCCGGCGCGCGTCGCGGCGAGCACATACTCGTCGAGGTCGAAGGTGGTGAGCATGAGGACCTTGACCTCGCTGTCGCGGGCGCAGATCAGCTCGGTGGCGCGGACGCCGTCGAGCACCGGCATCCGGACGTCCATCAGCACCAGGTCCGGCCGCAGTTCTCCGGCGAGTTCGACCGCCTGCTCGCCGTTCTCCGCCTCGCCCACCACGGTCAGGTCGGGCGCGCTCGAGACCACCATGCGCAGGCCGCCGCGCATGAGCGCCTGGTCGTCGCAGATGAGGACGCGGTGGGTCAAGACGCCTCCAGCGGGAGTCGCGCGGTGACCCGGAACCCGCCGTCCCCGGCCGGTCCCGCGGTGAGCTCGCCCCCGAACATCGCCACTCGTTCACGCATGCCGAGCACACCGTAACCGCTGCCGTCCACCGCGCGTGCCCGCTGGATCCCGTACCCGCCGTCGTTGACCACCGACACCTCGATCTCCCGCGCGTCCTCCTCGGGTCGCCCGAAATCGACGGTCACCGCGCAACGGGCGCCGGACGGCGCGTACCGCAGCACATTGGTCAGCGCCTCCTGGACGATCCGGTGCACGGTCATCGCCGCTCCCGGAGACACCCCGTCGGTGCTGCCGAGCACGTCGAGCCGGGTGGCCACGCCGGCGATCCTGGTCTGCTCGGCGAGCCCGGCGAGCGCGTCCGGTCCCGGCTGCGGTTCGGTGCCCGTCCCGGTCTCCCGCAGCACGCCGAGCACGCGCCGGAGTTCGACGATGGCCTCGCGGCCGGTGCCGCTGATCGCCTTGAGCGCCTCGTCGACCGCGTCCGGGTCCTGCCTGCCGAGCAACCGCGCGCCCTCGGACTGCATCACCATGGTGCTCACCGCGTGGGCCACCACGTCGTGCATCTCGCGGGCGATCCGTGCCCGTTCCTCGGCGACCGCCGCCCGCGCCAAGGCGTCCCGCTTCTCCTGCGCTTCCCGTGCGCGCTCGCGGGCCTCGCCGAGTTGCTGCAACCGCACGCTCACCCCGTCCGCGACGGCGAGCGTCGCGATCAGGAACACCGTCAGTACGGCCAGCAGCACCGGCGTGGCCTGGGTGAGGCCGCCGAGTTTGACCGACCACAGCGCCGAAAGCACCACGGTGGCCCCGACCGCGGGCCAGAACGCGCGTCGCGGCCCGTAGACCACCAGTGCGTAGATCAGGAACACCAGCGAGAGGTTCGCCGGGAGCAGGGCGTCGCGGGTATCGGTGAACGCGATCTGGGCGGCGAACACGGTCAGCGCGAACGCGATCGCCGCCACCGGGCGGGTGCGGCGGAACGGCACCGGCAGGATCAGCAGCCCGCTGAGCAACCGGATCGGCCAGTCCGCGTACGGCGAGAGCAGCACCGCGGGCAGGGACAGCAGCACGAGCAGCCCGGTGAGCAACCAGTCGGTCACCACCGGGCGTGCCCGCACCCACGACAGCAGCCTCCGCACTCCGGCTACCTAACTACGCGTCGCGCTTCTTGGCGACCGAGATCGCCACGCCTAACAGGACGACGGCGAACGCGGCGAAGTAGGCGGCCGACCCCCAGTGCCCCAGTGGCCCGCCGTCGCTGCTCACCAGGTGCGCACCGGCGCGGAACGGCAGCCAGTCACGCACGGCCGGGCCGAACTCCGGGATCAGCCCGAGCAGCATCTCGCCCTGGAGCACCCAGCACAGCAGCAGCGCCAGCGCACCGGCGGTGTGGCGCAGCAGCACGCCGACGGCCACCGCGATCACCGCGGAGATCGCGTACAGCAGGCCGGAACCGAGCACGGTCCGCCAGTCGGCGCCCCCGGCCAGACCCGCGGTGCGGTCCGGCGCCAGCAGTTCGGCGGTCAGCCAGGCGACCGGCCCGGCCAAGAATCCGGCCAGCCCGGCGGCCACGGCCACCACCACCGCCTTCGCCGCCAGCGCCGGGCCGCGGGCCGGCTCGGCCTGGAAGGTGGCGCGGATGGTGCCGAAGCGGTACTCGGTGGTCACCGCCAGCGCGGCGAGCACGACCACCACCGCCAGCGCGA from the Amycolatopsis magusensis genome contains:
- a CDS encoding response regulator → MTHRVLICDDQALMRGGLRMVVSSAPDLTVVGEAENGEQAVELAGELRPDLVLMDVRMPVLDGVRATELICARDSEVKVLMLTTFDLDEYVLAATRAGAGGFLLKDASGEEMLVAMRAVLRGDRVLAPSVIDRMMARELGGAPPREPDPRVARLTGREREVLVLVARGLNNAEIAERLFISVTTVKTHLTRMLPKLELRDRLQAVVFAHDNGLAGLAATNLTPDSGRSATKK
- a CDS encoding sensor histidine kinase produces the protein MRRLLSWVRARPVVTDWLLTGLLVLLSLPAVLLSPYADWPIRLLSGLLILPVPFRRTRPVAAIAFALTVFAAQIAFTDTRDALLPANLSLVFLIYALVVYGPRRAFWPAVGATVVLSALWSVKLGGLTQATPVLLAVLTVFLIATLAVADGVSVRLQQLGEARERAREAQEKRDALARAAVAEERARIAREMHDVVAHAVSTMVMQSEGARLLGRQDPDAVDEALKAISGTGREAIVELRRVLGVLRETGTGTEPQPGPDALAGLAEQTRIAGVATRLDVLGSTDGVSPGAAMTVHRIVQEALTNVLRYAPSGARCAVTVDFGRPEEDAREIEVSVVNDGGYGIQRARAVDGSGYGVLGMRERVAMFGGELTAGPAGDGGFRVTARLPLEAS